Sequence from the Mesorhizobium sp. PAMC28654 genome:
TCCTCGACGCTCTTCACCGGGAAAAGCCAGCTGGCATGCTCTCGCCATCCGCTTGAATCTGATCAAGATATGCGTGGGTCGCGGCTGGCGCGACTTGCGACAGGTTGTTCAGATAGGGGTTGTGTCGCAACCATATCCTCAGCGGCTTGTTGCCTTCCTGGCTGACCTCCAGCCAGTCGCTGCGGTTGTGATGCTTGCCATATCGGTACCGATAGGTGATCTCGGCCGTAGCGCGGTTGAACACGTCTCTATAGGTGCTGGCCATATGACAGCTGGTGCCGATTATCGATGTGTCAGTGGCAACGACGTGGATTTTGGAATGAGAAAAAGAGACGACGACTGACGCTATGAGAATAGCAAGCGCAAATAGTCCTATGGGCGCCGACCTGGCTCCTTTTACGCTGGAATCAAGACCCTGATTTTCGGCCAGCCGGGCTGAATATCTTCCTCCAGGGACGCTTCCCCCCAAGGTCGTTTCCGGGAGGGGAATCAGCATGGTAAGCCAAAAGGCCAAAGCACAAAGGCAGCTAAGCAAAACGACGCTTGCCACGAACAACAGAACCATGCGTTGGTCGCAGGGATAGTCTGGGAGCAGACCGTCGGTGAGCGGAAGCTCCATTTTCGGAAAGCCTGTCTTGGTCGGTGGCGGTCTCATCGCTTCTATCTTACGGGCTTCCAGCCGTCCATTGGGTCATGCTGCTGATCCTCGATGCGCCTGGATGCGCCTGAGCCGCTGAAGCGCACCGCGTATGAACGGTTTCATGCGACGCGCCTCAGGTCCCGTTTTTATGCCTGCCGTTGTCCCCAAACCGGTGCACTCTTGGGCGACATGCATTAGCCGCACGGTGCTTCACAGTTCCTTCTCCGCCAGTTCCCTGAATGCGTCGGGGACCGATCGTGCGGCTTCCAGCGCCACCGTGCCGTAGCCGACGGCCTGCTTGCCGAAGCGTTCGCGGATCTTGTCGATGGCGAGGTCGGCGCCGAAGCGCGCGAGGCCTTGTTTAGTGCCCGGCCTTCGCCTTTCGTCGCCAAGACCGAGCGGCAATTCCAGTTGCAGTTCGGCACTTTCCTCCAGATGCGAGACGGAAATCGCCAGGAGCGAAATCGTCCTTTCGCGGGGATGGGCGGCGAGCACGCCGCGCACCAGATCCTCGGCGATCTCGGCCAGCATGGCGGTTGCCGAAATCGGCTGGTCCAGCGTGATCGAGCGGGTGACGGCGCTGAGATCGGCGAAGCGCACGCGCACCGTGACCGTGCGGCCGGGCCGCGCCTTGGCGCGCAGCCGGCTGGCGACGCGGTCGGCCAGATGCAGCAGCGTCGGCACAAAGACGCTCTCCACGGCCGGCTTGCTGCCCAGCGCCGACTGGGCGCCGGCCGAGCGCGCGCGGCGATGCGTCTCAAGCTTTCGCGGGTCACGATTCCAGGCAAGTGCCGCGAGCTTTTCGCCAGCGGCCGGACCGAGCAGGCGCTGCAGCGCGCCGCTGTGCGTCTTGGCCAACTGGCCGATGGTCTCGACGCCGATTTCGGCGAGCCTGGCCCTGGTCACCGGGCCCACGCCCCACATCAGCCCGACCGGCAATTCGTGAAGGAATTCAAGCTCGGTGCCGGGATCGACGACCACCAACCCGTCGGGTTTTGCCACTTGCGAGGCGATCTTGGCGAGATGCTTGGTGCGGGCGACGCCGATCGAGATCGGCAGGCCGAGCTCGTCGCGTACGCGGCGGCGAATGGTGGTGGCGATCTCGGCCGGCGGACCGAACAGATGGGTGCAGCCGGCGACATCGGCAAAGGCCTCGTCGATGGAGATGCGCTCGACCAGCGGTGTGAAATCGTCGAGCACCTTTATGGCGGCGTCGCCCAGCCGCTGGTATTCGCTGAAATTGCCGCCGACGAAGATCATTCGCGGGCAAAGCTCGCGCGCCTTGCGCCCCGGCATGCCGCCGCGCACACCAAAGGCCCTGGCCTCATAGGAGGCGGCGAGCACCACCCCGCCGCCGACGGCGATCGGCTTGCCCCTGAGTGACGGGTCGAGCAACTGCTCGACCGAGGCATAGAAGGCGTCGAGATCGGCGTGCAGGACGGTGGCTGTCGTTTCCATGCCGACCGTCCACTTGCGGCGGCCCAAAGAGGCGAACCGCATATTCGAGGTTGCTGACAGACTGGAACAAATAGAGAACAACTCCATTGTTTGTCAAGGCGCGGCCAGCAGCCTTTCCTGGTTTCCGCACCCTCCAATGCCGGTTGCCTCGCGTTTCCCAGCCGCTCCCTATGCGTCGAGCAGGGCGGTGCCGTAGGAATTGTCGATGACGCAAAGCCATTTTCCGTGGGCATCCTTGCGGAAAACATAGGTCGCCCGTCTCACGATGGAGCCCTGGATGCCGTGGGCATCGACCGTGTCCAGGACGGTCTCCATGATGACAAGGGCGGAGTCGCCGCCCTCGATCACCTTCATGGCGCCCTGCCTGACCTTGATCTGGTGATTGAAGTGATCGGCGATTGCCACGAAAGCCCTGTGGATTTGCGCCTTGCCCGTCGCGTTGAGTCCCGGCTTCACAACCAGCGTTGCGTCTTCGGCGTAGAAGCCCATCAACGCCTCGAAATCTTCAGCCGTGATCGCTCGATCGGCGGCTTCGATAAGCTGTTTCAATTCATGATCTGACATTTCCGTCTCCGGTTGCGCCCGCGAGACGGAAAACAAAAAACCCGCCTCGGGGGGCGGGTTGCATCATATGGAAAAAGGACGCGCGCTAACCCACCATTCAAGGAATGGTGGGAATAATCGGCAGGGCGCGAAAATTGTCCATGCCCGCCGTTTACCACATCCGCCGCCGCAGTCCAGCCGTGGTGCAGGCTTGGATCAATCAGTCCTGAACCTGGACAATATGCTCTGTGTGTAGCCTTGCCTTCATGGCTTCCAGCGCCGGCTCGCCGCCAGCCGCAAGCTCATTGGCGACATCAGCCAGATCGGCGTCGGCCTTGCGGTGCCTGGCTCCCCAGGCGCCCAACGTCGCCAGCACCGGCAGCAGGTCTATCCCGGCTTCTGTCAGTCGGTAGATCGCCTTGAGCTTGTGGCTGGGATCGCTGCTTCGGGTGATGATGCCTTCGTCCTGCAAGGTCTGCAGCCGCTCGGCCAGCGTGCGCGAGGAGATGCCTTCGTCGGATTGCAGGAGCTCCCGGAAGTGCTTCTTTCCCGCGAAAACCAGGTCGCGGATGATCAGCAGCGTCCAGCGGTCGCCGAGCAATTCAAGCGTCAGGTTGATGGGACAGCCGGATTTTCCCGTGGTCGACATCTCAGTGGTTCCATTTTTAAATCACTTTACTATTGACACCGTTTTTGGCTGGGATCAATAGTTCCAATTGTAAACCATTAATCGCCTCGGTCGCTCCGGGAAAGGTGACACAATGAGAAAGCTCATCCTGCAGATGCAGATGTCGGTCGACGGCTTTGTCGGCGCCCATGCCGATCATGACTGGCAGCTCTGGAACTGGGGCGGCGATTGCCCGTGGGACGATGCGTTGAAGCAGGATTTCAACGCCGTGTTCGGCGGCATCGACACCATATTGCTCAGCCGCAAGATGGCGGAGGAGGGGTACCTGACCCATTGGGGCAAGGCCGCCAAGAATTATCGAGCAGACAGCTTCTATGCATTCGCGCAACGCATCGTCGATGCAAGCAAGGTGGTGCCAACAGACAGGCTCAAGGCATCGCGGTGGGAACGAACGACGGTTGTCAGCGGAAACCTGCCGGATGAGGTCAAGGTGCTGAAAGCCGGGGCGCTGAAGGCCGCCGGGCAGGGAGACATCGCCGTCTTCGGCGGCGCGGGCTTTGCATCGGCGCTGATCGCCGCCGGGCTCGTGGACGAGTTCCAGCTGTTCATCAATCCGGCGGTGCTTGGCGACGGCCTCCGGATATTCGACGCCAGCAGTTTCTCGAAACTGGGTCTGCTCGGCTCGAAGGCCTATGCCTGCGGCATGGTGGTGAACCGCTACGCGCCGGTCGTGTGAGCCATGGCGCGCAAGGGCGCGTTGCCGCCCGGATGGACTTTCGCGGCGACTGGATAAAAAATGCAACCGGATTGTCGGAGTGGGATTCGTTTGAGCGTCCTTGGAGCGCAACCGGCGTGGTGAAGCTGCAAGTCGTCGCGCCGTGCGGACACCAATTCGGGAGAAAAGCATGAGCCTTCCCTATCGTTGGGTCATCGTCGCCGCCGGCGCCGTGATGACCTGTGTCGCGCTGGGCGCGATGTTTTCGCTGGCGATCTTCCTCGAGCCAATGGCACTCGACACCAACTGGTCGCGCACCGGCATTTCGAGTGCCATGACGCTGAATTTCCTGGTGATGGGCGTCGGTGGCTTCGTCTGGGGTGCGATCTACGACCGCCTTGGCGCGCCCCGTCGTCATGATCGGCGCGGTCATGCTCGGGCTGGCGCTGGTGCTGGCAAGCCGGGCCGGCTCGCTGCTGTCGTTTCAGCTCACCTATGGCGTGCTGGTTGGTCTTGCCGCGAGTTCCTTCTTCGCGCCGATGATCGCGCTGACCACCGGCTGGTTCGACACCAACCGCGGCCTCGCCGTGTCGCTGGTCTCGGCCGGCATGGGTGTCGCGCCTATGACCATCTCGCCCTTCGCGCGCTGGCTGATCTCGGCCTATGACTGGCGCACCGCCATGTTCGACATCGGCGTGATGGCCTGGGTGCTGCTGATACCGGTGATGTTTCTGGTGCGTCAGCCGCCCAAGCCTGTCACTGACGCCGCCGACCCGGAGCCGGTCGCCGAGGGGGCTGATATGTCGGTGGGGCAGGCGTTGCGCTCGCCGCAATTCATCATTCTGGGCCTCACCTTTTTTGCCTGCTGCGCCGCGCATTCGGGGCCGATCTTCCACATGGTCAGCTATGCCATGCTGTGCGGGGTGGCGCCCATGGCGGCTGTTACGATCTATAGCGTCGAGGGCCTGGCGGGGCTGGGAGGCCGGCTGCTCTACGGCGTGCTCGCCGACCGGCTGGGCGTCAAGCCGGTGCTGGTCGCCGGTCTGGCCATACAGGCCGTGGTCATCGCCGCCTATCTTGGCGTGCGCCAGCTCGAGCATTTCTACATGCTGGCCGTCATCTTCGGCGCCACCTATGGCGGCGTGATGCCGCTCTACGCGGTGCTGGCGCGCGAGTATTTCGGGCAGCGCATCCTCGGCACGGTGTTTGGCGCGGCGACCATGCTGTCCAGCCTCGGCATGGCCTTCGGGCCGCTCGCCGGCGGCATGGTGTTCGATGCCTATGCCAGCTATTCTTGGCTGTTCATCGGCTCGGCCATCATCGGGCTGGGCGCGGCGGGCATTGCGATTGCCTTCCCGCCACTGCCGCGCCGGGAGTTGCAGCCGGCGTAGCGCTGCCTGCAAGGCCCGGCACAGGCAGGGCCGTCCGGCCGCGAACTCCGTGCGCTTCTGGCGCGCGGCTCGCGGGCGATGCAGGGCATACTGGAAACTGGCAAGAAACGAGATAACAGCTAGACTGATCGAATTTGATCAGAGAGGGCGCCATCTCCAAGCCGACCTTTGCCGACATCGCTCGCCGCGCCGGAGTTGGCACGGCTACGGTCGAACGCGTCCTCAACGGCAGGGGCGGCGTCAGGCCCGAAACCGTGGAAAAGGTGGTGGCGGCGGCGCGAACGCTCGACTATCCCCGCCGGCTGCCCGACGCGCATCGAGGGATCATCCGGATCGAGGTCATCCTGGTTCGCCCGGACTCGACCTTCTTCTCCCGTCTCTCCCGCGCCTTCGAGCGCATCGCCGCGACCCTGGACCGGACCATTGCGGTGCACAGGACGTTCCTCGACGAGGGAGATGCCCAGGCCGTCGCGCGGCGGATCCGCGAGCCGGGCGCGCGCCGGGGCGGCCTGATCCTCGCGGTTCCAGACCATCCGTCGATCTGCGCGGCACTTGCCGAAGTCGAGGCCCAGGGCCTTCCCACGGTGCAGATCGTGACCCGGATCGCCGGTTCGAAGGCCGATTATGTCGGCATCGACAATTACGCCGCCGGGCGCATGGCGGCGCATCTGATGCGCGGCATGCAGCAGCGGCCGGGCAGCATTGCCGCCTTGTGCCACAGCCAGATCTACCAGGTGCACCGCGACCGCATTCGCGGCTTTTCCGACTATCTCGCCGAGCATCCGCGTGAGGACCTCACTTTCACCGAACTGCTGTTTGGCCATGATGACGGACGCCGAAGCGCTGATCTTCTCGATGAGACGCTGCGGCGGCGGCCCGATCTCGTCGGCTTCTACAATGCCGGCGGCGGCAATGGGTCGCTCAACCAGCTTCTGCGGCGTCATCCGCGCAGCCGCGACATCTTCTTCGTCGGCCATGAACTGACCGAGCGCAGCACCGCCGCGCTGCGCGAGGGGACAATGGACGTCGTGCTCGACCAGGCGCCCGAGGCGCAGGCGCGCCGTTCGATCGATCTGGTCCTGGCGCGGCTGGGCTTGCATGACCTGCCCATCGAGAACCCACCGATACGCTTCGTCACCTTCACGGCCGAGAATCTCTGATCTGATTTGATCAAGGAACAAGCGGCCCTCCACCAGTCGCGGTGCTATGCCGGCCGCGAATGTGGGGACGCGCTTTGACAAGACGGCTGACCGTATATGACCTGAAGAGCCTGAAGGGCCGCCGCAAATGGCTGCAGCTTCACGTCGACACGCCGGCCGAGGCAGCGGCCGCGGTCGCTTGCGACATCGCCATCCTGTCCTGCGAACCCGACCACAATCTCGAAGCCATCCGCGCCATGGCGCCCCATGCCTTCGTCTCCGTCGGCATGCCGCACGGCGCGGTTGCTTCGCCTGACGAGGCGGTGCGGCTCGGCTTCGCCATCATGCGGCGCGGCGCCGACGCTGTTTATTGCTCGCATTCGCCGCGCTTCATCGAGGCGATGGCGGCCGAAGGCATTCCGGTGACCGGCCATGTCGGCCTGGTGCCGAACCTCGCGACCTGGACGAATTTCCGCGCCATCGGCAAGACCGCCGAGGAGGCGCTGAGGGTGCTGCGCGCGGTGAAGGATCTGGAGAATGCGGGGGCCGCCTGCGTCGAGGTGGAGGTCGTGCCGGTCCGGCTCGCCGACCACATCACCAGCGCCACGCCGATGATCACCATGGGCATGGGCTGCGGCTCGGCCTGCGATACGCAATATCTGTTTTCCAGCGACGTGCTTGGCACGCATTCCGGTCATTACCCCCGCCATTCCAGGCGCTATGCCGACTTCATCGCGCTGGAAGCCGAACTGCAGTCAAAGCGGATCGCGGCGTTCCGCGCCTTCGCGGGCGAGGTGGCTGACGGCAGCTATCCCGCAGCGGAGCACCGGGTCGACATGGACGATGCCGCCTTCGATCGCTTGCTGACCCTTTCCCAGTCCCTGTGAGGCCGCGATGGACGACCTGAAATATGGCAAGCGCAACAAGCGCGGCGACTGGGCTCCCAATGAGCCGGCGGAAACCGCGCCGCTGTTTGCCTGGCCGCCCCAGCCGCTCAAAGTCCTGAAGTGGCTGCCGCACTACTTCCTGCCCTACAATTTGCTGTTCGCTGTTTCGGCGGTTGTCTGGTGGCACTTCGTGCTGCCCGATGTCGAGGTGATGAAGACGCTG
This genomic interval carries:
- a CDS encoding YybH family protein: MSDHELKQLIEAADRAITAEDFEALMGFYAEDATLVVKPGLNATGKAQIHRAFVAIADHFNHQIKVRQGAMKVIEGGDSALVIMETVLDTVDAHGIQGSIVRRATYVFRKDAHGKWLCVIDNSYGTALLDA
- a CDS encoding 3-methyl-2-oxobutanoate hydroxymethyltransferase, whose product is MTRRLTVYDLKSLKGRRKWLQLHVDTPAEAAAAVACDIAILSCEPDHNLEAIRAMAPHAFVSVGMPHGAVASPDEAVRLGFAIMRRGADAVYCSHSPRFIEAMAAEGIPVTGHVGLVPNLATWTNFRAIGKTAEEALRVLRAVKDLENAGAACVEVEVVPVRLADHITSATPMITMGMGCGSACDTQYLFSSDVLGTHSGHYPRHSRRYADFIALEAELQSKRIAAFRAFAGEVADGSYPAAEHRVDMDDAAFDRLLTLSQSL
- the dinB gene encoding DNA polymerase IV encodes the protein METTATVLHADLDAFYASVEQLLDPSLRGKPIAVGGGVVLAASYEARAFGVRGGMPGRKARELCPRMIFVGGNFSEYQRLGDAAIKVLDDFTPLVERISIDEAFADVAGCTHLFGPPAEIATTIRRRVRDELGLPISIGVARTKHLAKIASQVAKPDGLVVVDPGTELEFLHELPVGLMWGVGPVTRARLAEIGVETIGQLAKTHSGALQRLLGPAAGEKLAALAWNRDPRKLETHRRARSAGAQSALGSKPAVESVFVPTLLHLADRVASRLRAKARPGRTVTVRVRFADLSAVTRSITLDQPISATAMLAEIAEDLVRGVLAAHPRERTISLLAISVSHLEESAELQLELPLGLGDERRRPGTKQGLARFGADLAIDKIRERFGKQAVGYGTVALEAARSVPDAFRELAEKEL
- a CDS encoding winged helix-turn-helix transcriptional regulator, with product MSTTGKSGCPINLTLELLGDRWTLLIIRDLVFAGKKHFRELLQSDEGISSRTLAERLQTLQDEGIITRSSDPSHKLKAIYRLTEAGIDLLPVLATLGAWGARHRKADADLADVANELAAGGEPALEAMKARLHTEHIVQVQD
- a CDS encoding LacI family DNA-binding transcriptional regulator; this translates as MSKPTFADIARRAGVGTATVERVLNGRGGVRPETVEKVVAAARTLDYPRRLPDAHRGIIRIEVILVRPDSTFFSRLSRAFERIAATLDRTIAVHRTFLDEGDAQAVARRIREPGARRGGLILAVPDHPSICAALAEVEAQGLPTVQIVTRIAGSKADYVGIDNYAAGRMAAHLMRGMQQRPGSIAALCHSQIYQVHRDRIRGFSDYLAEHPREDLTFTELLFGHDDGRRSADLLDETLRRRPDLVGFYNAGGGNGSLNQLLRRHPRSRDIFFVGHELTERSTAALREGTMDVVLDQAPEAQARRSIDLVLARLGLHDLPIENPPIRFVTFTAENL
- a CDS encoding dihydrofolate reductase family protein → MRKLILQMQMSVDGFVGAHADHDWQLWNWGGDCPWDDALKQDFNAVFGGIDTILLSRKMAEEGYLTHWGKAAKNYRADSFYAFAQRIVDASKVVPTDRLKASRWERTTVVSGNLPDEVKVLKAGALKAAGQGDIAVFGGAGFASALIAAGLVDEFQLFINPAVLGDGLRIFDASSFSKLGLLGSKAYACGMVVNRYAPVV
- a CDS encoding MFS transporter gives rise to the protein MARPVVMIGAVMLGLALVLASRAGSLLSFQLTYGVLVGLAASSFFAPMIALTTGWFDTNRGLAVSLVSAGMGVAPMTISPFARWLISAYDWRTAMFDIGVMAWVLLIPVMFLVRQPPKPVTDAADPEPVAEGADMSVGQALRSPQFIILGLTFFACCAAHSGPIFHMVSYAMLCGVAPMAAVTIYSVEGLAGLGGRLLYGVLADRLGVKPVLVAGLAIQAVVIAAYLGVRQLEHFYMLAVIFGATYGGVMPLYAVLAREYFGQRILGTVFGAATMLSSLGMAFGPLAGGMVFDAYASYSWLFIGSAIIGLGAAGIAIAFPPLPRRELQPA